GTGTAGTTTTCACATCCAGACCATAAAGGCTTTTTTGATGCATGCAGCAAGTCATAGAATATCTTAGCATCAGTGTTTGGAGACTCCTCATCCTCAGAATCACCGTGACCTTCAAACTCAAATCCAGTAAAAGTTTTATAAATCAGCTCTTTCGTCCTATTAGGGTGTGCACTACTCCCAGCTTCCTCTTCATAAATATCACATAATTTGAGCTTAAAACCAACTTTGTTAGGCAAAAAATTTGTTAGTCTCTATCCTATTACAACCTCCCCCCCTTCTTTTCCCTCCTCCCGTGGtttatctcttttttctccttcaaATTGTTTCCCTCCGATTCAAGGGACATGGGGCCTAAATCTAGTttgttaactaaaaaataattaaataaatattccaTCTTAATGTATTTAATGCAACAATATTATTGGATTAAAAAACTTATTATCGCCATTCATTGAATGTTTAAATAGTGAAATGAAACATTACTCCAGTACATTActagaatatctaaataatgAAGTAGAATAATTATATTACTCACTCCACTCTCTATTCATGCATTCCATCTTATTCTATAATGTTCTATTCCATCACTTACCCCCAATCAAAACAAGATCTCAAGTATAAAAGGGTGTTAGATCCAAGTTTAAGGTTGTGCTCACCCAATTCATTTTTATTAGGGACATAGAACAGTCTATAACATCAAAAACTACCTACTTGAAAACGCTAGAAGCCTACGAGACGTATGAAGTGATTTACTTTGGCAACAGTTCCTGCATCATATAAAAAAGTAATCGCGACTGAGGATGCACCGGAGACATCGCCGACGACGATGAGCCAGTGCTACTGGAACCGCTGCTTCACTGCTGGCCGTATATCGGACTAGCAGTTCTCCTCCGATCCATTAGTTGAAGCTATGTATAGTAGAGTAGGGAGCTAGATTTTCTTTACGGAGGATTTTCttgagaaaatcaaaggaaaagtCTTGTGTGTTTCTGGTTTGAGTCGTGCACGGCTAGTGTAAGCACAAACGACGCTGTTTCTTTCTGAAAAAAGTTCGCTGGagagaaagtaaagagaataaGTACAtgtctctttttctctttcttcaaagAGAGTCAGAGGTCTAAGGTAAAGACGCTGACGAGACCTCAGGAGACGGCAGCAAAGAAGACGACAATGGCACTTGGAGACGACAATGATATCTGATTGGAGAAGATGAGAATGGTGGGGTGAGTTAGGGATAGTAAggtaattcaaataatattttttttttaatttagctaCCGCTTTTGTGACTGATTAGTTTATAAAATCGATcgctaatttaaaaattagtaacCGATTTATTGACCATAATTTTAGCAACCGAATTAGCAACCAACCACGTTATTTTATTTACCTATAGATCGGTTGTAAAATCAGTCGCTAACTTAAAAAATAGCGACCGATTTTGTGACCAAGAGTCCCAAGGACATTTCTTCCTTTATTTTGGTTGCTGAATCGgtcactaaattaaaaaataataccaaTTTTAGCGACCGTTTATATTCTAGTTGTACAAAACTAATCAGTCGCTAATTCAGTGGCTATTAGTGACTGATTATGTTAGTCACTGAAATCAGTCACTAACTTAACAATTAGCAACCGATTTAGCAACCAGTAATTTAGCGACTGAATTAGCGACCAAACAAATGTTCACCCTATTTCACTATCAGTTGCAAAATTGGtcgctaaaataaaaaatagcgaCCACTTTTGTGACCAATAGTTCCAAAGACATTTCTTTTCGTTTTGGTTgctaaatcggtcgctaaataaaaaaatagcgaCCAATTTTAGTGACAAGCTTTATTCTGGTTCTATTAAAGCCTTATTGGTCGCTAATTAGGTTGCTATTAGTGACCGATTTTGTTAGTCGTTAAAATCGGTCGCTGAATGtaatttagcgaccgatttagtGACCAACATTTTTTTGGTCCTGGAAATTCCATATCGGTCGCTAAATCAGTCACTGTTAGCAACCAATTTTTTCGGTCGCTGAAATCGGTCGCTATTATGGTACTTTCTTATAGTGTTTTTGTGAGTCGAGATTGAGCTTGGTCTAGCTCGACTCAACTCGGCTCACTTCCAGCCCTAGTTATATGTACGCTTTTTTAACATTATTGTcgtcatttttttatttgatttattatttttttcttctcatctttattattactattatcatcatttttttcttttttttcattttcttagtTGATTCATagcataaaaattttggtacactatacaaaaattttagtacacagttcaaaaattttagaagATCACATTTTTAGAACATTGacattcaattaataaaatacatacaatataaaaattttggtacagcatagaattttttatatacaatacaaaaattttagtgcACAACACATAATTTTTGAAGGATTATGTGTCCAAAATATTAACATTCAATCCATAAAATACATACAGTAcataaattttagtatacaatacataaattttgttattgttgAGTCTAGTTTAAATTTGGGCTAATATacgatgacaaacattatttggGTAAAAGTCCAAAGTTAGTttaatatgtgtgttaagtgatgcAGGCCCAACCAAATGCTACTTAAGCCCATGCTTATGTTGCTTTAGCATCTTAGCTTACCACAGCTCCTACATTCAGACCCATTATTTCCATCACAGCCAAAAGAACGCAGCTCATTTATTCCTTAGTGTTTCAAGAAAATTAAACAAGCCCAAAGCTCCTCATCATAACACCGTTCAGTAAATACAAGGCTATGTGTCTGCTAAATGAAAAGTGAGAACAGCTGGAATAAAAAGggaacaacaacaatggaaagACAGGTGTGACTCTGGAAAAGCAAGAAGGACACAAGGGCATCTCCACTATCCCAAGAACATCAGCAGAGCAACATTCGGATCATGGGTGAGCAAAATATAAACTTGCAAAGAGCAGAAGCAGCAAGGAAAAATGAAGCAAAATGAAAAAGGAGTGCATgccaaggaagaaagaaaagcaaaggACAACGGATGTGGTGGACGGGTTCCTCAACCAGTAGAGGTAGTggagtaaaataaaaaaggactGCATGTCAGCTGAGATAGCTCCAACGGACAAGCTGGTACAAGAAATGGAAGAGGCAAAATTGAAGGGAAGCTGAAGACATATAAGAAGCCTCATTCCAACATTTGaagggaagaaaaagaagagcaaaAATTCAGAGCATCATCTCAACTATTGAGctgaaatctttttcttctactcaagctaaattttttattttcattgttatgGCTGTCTTGTGTCATTTTCTGTGTTGAGAAAAAGGCTAAACATGTGAGTTGtaaaagccaagagagaaaAGGCAAAAGTGATGCAAAAAGAGCTACTGAATTCATGTGTAATTGAGTTGTTGAACTAGGATTAGTTTTCCTtgccaagttgggttagcacttggtGAGTTTGAATCTATCTAGATTCCCCTTCCAAGTTGGGACAGCACTTTGGGTTGCTAAGCTTTAGTGAAAAAAACTTAAAGGTAGATGCTAGTTGAATTAGGGAGTAATTCAATAGTATTGGTGAATGTaattaccatagttgtggtggagactgaaCGTAGGATTCATTGCACTAAGAATCCGAACTATGATACATGCtgatttttttctcttcttcccttctctttTTCTGTTCTGCACATGAGACAAAACGAAAAAATCTCCTACAATTTATGTTTCTGCGAAAACAGAATTTGAAAAGCTAAATTAGTGCAAACTTGATTCAACCTTCCTTTTCAAGTTCAATCAATACCATCAGTTatataacacaaaaattttaatgtataaaacataaattttttaaaaattatatgtctaaaatattgattcatacaattaacaaaaatacgttcacaataaaatttgtatacaaatttttatattatataaaaataattttatattatatcaataaatttatattatgtataaaaattactaataaatttttgtactctttaacaaaaatttatgtgtcgaacagaaaaaaaaaaaacatgcacaTATTTTTTAGACATATACGTATAATGTCACCGAATCAAATTAACAACATTACAAAGTACTTATTTTGTTAGTTTGTAGTTTAGTTCGACTCGCCTAGTTTcttgaaggaaaaaaatattagataaatcGCTAAACAATTGCAATGGTAAATTTTTAGGTCCGACAAAATGATAAATCATATCCAACATTTCAATTATCCTATAACCTATAAGTCTAGTctagtattttaattattcagTAATCTAGTTAGCATTTTTTCAAGGATGTTACTTAGCCTTTATCTTCCTTAAGGACCTGTatattattacaaaattttaCAAAGACCTACCTATCCTATTGCAccaatcttttaatttatagaGGTGAAAacctttattttttgctttttattaaattttagcaTATTCATATATAACCTCCATGTTTATTTTATAGACAACCGAACATAAAGTTcagacaaaaattattttaaaaaatatcattccaATAAAACttacatgaaaacataaaaaaatacacaaaaaaaacaTCTCAAATGAAATTTATGTTAATATCAATCTATTTGTATAAATATTCGTTTTTTGAAATGACGGATATTTCAATTATTTAGTCTATTACAACGTTTTCTAATAGATAacactaaattttttatagagTGCAATTTGATGATTTCTAAAGACAGAAATTTATTGTTACTTTAGAATCCACTTCCATACaaatattcatatatttaaGATTTAGGATCAAGTTCAAACCcaacaaaatattttagaacTATGCTAGAGTCACTGTACAGCTACTTAGATTCGCACTGTAATTAGAGGTGAGTGTACGGACCAACTTGGTCCATTTAGCCCAAACCACAATGGATTATATATTAACAGACCGAGTCGAACTAACTCGTAATATGTATGGGCTGTTTTAAGAGAGGTATGTGTCAGCACTGCGTTGGTCCGCGAATTTGCGGGCCagcaaaatttttttgtctctttttttttttgcattgcTATTATCCAATTTATGAGTTAGGACTAAAAACCTgacaagaaaatagaaaaaggcACAAATTCTACACAACAATCAATTGATATTTATGTCAATTTTAGgtttactaaaaaattaaagaataaatattgaggtggaaaaaataaattttaaatgagttgttagtttttagtccatataaatatatttttattaatattatatacacTTAAAGTAAACTAATGAGTTGGTCCATTAAACCACGGGTCTAATCTGTTTACCTAATGAATTAAATGGTGCAGAttaaaaaactattaaaaatgcGAATAAAAAAATACTGATTCAAGTGGTGCGAATTGCGAATTAAAAGAGTTGACCTATGGATCATGATTCGTATATCCAACTCTAATTGTAACAAGCCAAGAACTTATTTTCATGATCTCTTAATATACCATCACAAAACGCCCGATCTTTCTTTGTAATGGAGCCAtcgaaatttattttaatgaaaGGAGGGTTTAGGAGATCCAATAGAATTTTTTTCAGCAAAATActaaattctttttcttattcgAGCTATCTCCTCGTGTAGTCATGTGTTGAGTTATACTCTTTTGCTAATTGCACTACCAAATTATGAATCTTATCTTTATCTACTACATTGTTCCTCTCAAAAATAGGCTTATTACGACGATACCACAAAAAGCATAGGGTACAGGTAAACAACAAGGGCCAAAAAACACCTTGGTAATATGATTAAGATGATAAGttctttaacaaaaaaaaaaattgattaaagaaCGTACTAAAACTCAATGAAGTATCCATGCTCTTTCACGTATATTTGTGACTCTACAGCTACAAAGGATGTGGAGTAAAGACTCCGAAGAAGAACCACAAATCGAACAAGTATTCTCTTAGATCATGTGTCTGCCGtaagctcaaatctcatttGTCAAAAGAGTTTCATTAGCAACTAGCCAAAGAAATATGCACAATTTTTAAGAGactttaactttttaaattatcaaaaataaaccAGTCTTAAAATTTTCAAGGGATTTAAGTAGAAAAAATACACTGATTTAAACTAAATTCAccattatataatatatataatttcacaaccatataaataaatttataatttctaaatacataaaaaattatattttttatattgacaaACATTAAactctttataattataaatatctaataaacataattataaaccaagttttcatctaaacataattataaatattgtctccaaagtaatataaacataatccaaatcactcaatttttatcttcatactcttgtaagttgggttgggAGAAGTTATattttggcaaaaaaattacaaaaatacctCATTGCCAAAAAATACTAATTCCGGCGGAAAATCCTTCCCGCCCCGCCAAGGTCTGCGATTTAAGCGGTGCGGCTTAGGCGAAATTTTGCTCTTTAGCGGTCTCAATTTTTCAGCTCGACCCGCCTTGTTTGACGGGTTACGCGGGTCGGCCCGGCAGATTTAGATTCGTTTCTCACCCCTATGTGCGACTCCATCTAAACGGTAGATTCGATTCGGGTCGTCTTCTATGATGATAGGTTGCGTCGTTTTCTCTGGATTTGGTGGGATATGGGTAGTGAAATGTAATTCGAATGAGgtaaattcaaattatatagACAATGCACATATAAATCTAAATAGgccaattaaatttatatagagCTCAGGGTCACatataaatcaaattaggttGGTTAGATTTAGTATAGGATAAATCGAAACTACCTCATTCGATTTATTGAGCACAAAAACTATTGACTAATTCAATCAATgctaattcgaattactatgagtttgtgaaaTCGTAtgctaataaaatttaattcacctaaTTCAATTTacctcatatatatatataaatcgaatttatCTAATTCAATTTATGCCAATCTCAATATcactttaataaatttaatcattctaatttgaattattgttaaaaattgTAATTCGAATTTCcctaatttaatttacataCAAATATGCTTTGAGTGATgcacatttaatttttattttaggtgGTACAGGTAATATTTTGATGCCATTAATTTATGTAGGTAATTtacccctaattttattaaatttaaggaAAGTTCTACTTTGGTGACACCAAATTTGCCACTTCTTACCAGCGACACGTGTCTAGGAAGCATGTTATGTCTGCGTCAGTCTTACTGTTCCCTGCAGAGTGGGCCAGCGTTTACAGAAGATTGTAGCAGCGGATTAAGCATGTTAATTATTTGTTAATGAAATGATAAAATCAGCCCAAATCGTAGTGTTGTGGGGGCTGGTCCGTGGGGTTNNNNNNNNNNNNNNNNNNNNNNNNNNNNNNNNNNNNNNNNNNNNNNNNNNNtaactttttaaaaaattataattttttaaaaattacattaaatattaatattattactttttataagttaaaaacttaaaaaaataaattttgaaattttttaaataaactttaAGTATTGGAGGTAAATCATTTTTATGAAATGATAACAGTTAATTAGTTGTTATATTCTTATTGCAAATTATTCATCTATATATCCcaatttctatatttatttttttttggtgtcttcCCAATTTATATACAAGTAAATGGCAGTAACNNNNNNNNNNNNNNNNNNNNNNNNNNNNNNNNNNNNNNNNNNNNNNNNNNNNNNNNNNNNNNNNNNNNNNNNNNNNNNNNNNNNNNNNNNNNNNNNNNNNNNNNNNNNNNNNNNNNNNNNNNNNNNNNNNNNNNNNNNNNNNNNNNNNNNNNNNNNNNNNNNNTCTAGCTCTCTGCGATTGAAGCTTTTATTAACCTGGATTTGCTCTTAAGCCAACCACTGCCATGCGATTtaagaaacataataaaaatagtaaaatttatatctattttataagaattaaaaaataaaatacaaactCCTCCATGATATGAGaggaaaataatttttcttatttattcctcaattactattataaatataatgttttatcacttaacatttttttttcacataattcttttattcctaattaaaaaatatacgaaggaaaattataaaaattgctaaaaaaaatgttagtaataaaaatagaaatttaactaatattaatttaaatataggaaAAAAAGCAGactttgataatttaatatttttaaattaaattcttatagtAGCTGATGAGATTTACtatctttattattttagtcttttaaattCATTATAACAGTCTCCAAAATTTAGTCTAAATCTTTTCAGTGTTGAGTTAACAAATACGATGTCGAGTTAGTTTTAATTTGTCACGCTAGATATAaggtaaaataatatttatttattttgatgcttaaataagacaaaaataatataatttgactGTGTTAGACAATAAGATTATAAGAGAAGACAAAATAATTTgtacattatatatttttttttgttttttattttgcctTATTTAAATGCCAAAACTAAATAACGtcatttaattttgtatttaaagtGATAATTTAGAACTAATTCAGCATTTTATTTGTAagtttaattctaaaaaaatctaaaaattaatatgatatctaaaactaaatttaataaactaaaataataaaagtgatGAATGTTAGGGACTATTTACAAATTTAGTGGCATTTCTAATTTTTCAGAAATCACAATAGTGAGAGAAAGAAGAGCTAAGATGATATCCAATTGGGATGAAATGTGGGACCAGCTACTTCTAAGCAccaataacttttttttctatctGCTTTCATATCATATCATTGCTTTCATGCACTGCATCacttcactctctctctctctctctctctctctctctctctctgtgtgaCATGGAGACACTTCTTTCATCATCAGCGTTGGCGCTTCCATGTCTCAAAACCTCTAAATGCCGCCGCACCGCCATGCTTCGCGTTAGGGCCTCTGTAGCCATTGACCAACACACTCACCAGACCACCTCCAACCTCGCACTCCTCAGAATTGGAACCAGAGGAAGGTACGCACTTCGATCTCCTTCCAACTATTGCTATATATCTGTTATCATTATGAAGACTCATTGAGCATTAGGTGTTTGTGATTATGTCACAAAGGATACCATAATGTCCCTGTGCTGCTTTCATGCTTTAACCAAGTCTTTACATTCTGcgcttcttttttcctttttgattCTACGGAAACCACACTTCACTCAACACCACCATCcattgaaagaaaattaataGAAAGTAAAAAATGAGATAGTGGACATTGTAGCTTTTAATTAAGTTGACTTTATGCTTTCAAGTTTAGACTTTTGGGGAATTTCAGGCTTGAAGGTAAATCTGTCTCaccatgctttttcttttgttatgaaATACTTGTGTGTACTCTTTATCTGATTAGGATCATAGGCTTGCTAAATGACTATGCTTTTACAAATGTTCTTGaatttatatgtttatttgggttttgtttataattatgttatgTTTAGAGCAGTCCACTGGCTCTAGCTCAGGCATATGAGACCAGAGACAAACTCATGTCATCACATCCGGAGCTAGCGGAAGAAGGAGCCATTCAGATTGTAGTAATTAAGACAACTGGTGACAAAATACTATCACAACCGCTTGCAGACATAGGTGGGAAGGGCCTGTTTACCAAAGAAATAGATGAGGCACTGATAAACGGCGACATTGACATTGCTGTCCACTCAATGAAAGATGTTCCTACTTATTTACCTGATAAAACAATTTTGCCTTGCAACCTTCCACGTGAGGATGTAAGAGATGCATTTATATCATTGAGTGCAAGTTCACTAGCCGATCTACCTGCTGGAAGTGTTGTTGGTACTGCTTCACTCAGACGAAAGTCGCAGATACTCCATAGATATCCATCTCTTAGTGTAAGTCGTCATGATCATATCCTCAAGTATTTCTCATTGGCATTGGCGTCCCCCTGCACGGGCGGgcattcttttattttctcataattctAACCAGAAAATTATGATTtctcatgcatttccttagaGAGAGACTGGGCATTAGTATCACCAATTCATCATCACTGCTGTTTTCTtgtgatgtggtggcattaaaCTGAGAAGCATATATAGGAggcattcaattttttttataagaattGATATTTTGATTATAGCCAAAGGGTAGATTTTGTTGAACTGCAATGAATCTGGGGTTTAGATGATATCGAGCTTAAAAATCATACTGTGTGTAAGGGTGAAACTATCAAGGGAAATTAAGAGAGAGAAGTGTGATGTGTATTTCACGTAAATGAACCAAAATCAGTCTCAATTACAAGTATAGACTAAGCAATATAGTGAACAAAGCAATTAAACAAGGAAACAGCAAAAGAAGGAAGCTATGCAAGGTAGAGGAAGAATGAGGCTTCAAGTACTCTGCTGCCAGCACATATACCTGGAGAATTATGAAAATAGAGAAGAATGAGAAAAGGAAATGAGAGAAAGGAATGAGAATCTCAGAGAAGAAGAATGTCAGGGAAAAGGTATGTACCAGAATCTGCTAGCTAACGTAGCCTTCCAGTCTCCTATTAGTAGCTCTCTCCGTTGCACTTCTCTTTGGCCCCACAATTTGCGGATCACACGCCAGCTGTCCATATTGTGTAACTAACTCCTTTTCTAATGATGCATGGCCAGCCTCTTTGTCCCCTTTTGCTTTTCTGTCCCAATTCCCAAACACTGTGCTATGGGACGAATATAAAATTGGGGACTGTTGGAACATACTGTAGTTATTTTCTTATATGGACGGCATCAATTTTCTGATCGAAACATGTAACGGAATCATAATGTTTCAACTAAGCATATATTGGTTTTTAACCTTAAATGGCTACTGGTTTAGTAGTGTACGATGTCATGGTTGAGGTCTCAATGGGCATTCATTGTCTCTTCTTAAGTATCTGGCAATTTCCTATGTCTTCCACATGTATGGATGCCGTGGTGTTTATGGCATTCCTTTTTCTGTTTCATATcatataattgtttttatttgttGGTTCATTTGTTGTCAGTTCTCTAGACCACTGATTGATTCTTCTTGTTTCTAATTTACATGTAATTTTTTGTCTCAGGTTCAGGATAACTTCCGCGGCAATGTCCAAACAAGGCTGAGAAGACTCAGTGAGGGTGTTGTCCAAGCTACACTATTGGCAGTTGCTGGACTCAAACGATTAAATATGACAGAAAATGTGACTTCAACCCTATCAATTGATGACATGCTTCCAGCAGTTGCCCAAGGCGCAATCGGAATAGCCTGTAGAAGTGACGATGACAAAATGGTGAGTGTTTCATTATATCGAATGCTCTGTCCACTCATCAAACTTGTCGAAAAATGTCTTGTTCTTTTATAAATACATGTTATCATCTATCAAGAAACATTAAGCCGTAAGATCATGGAAGTTTTGTACTTGATGCAATTGCAGATTTACTAATTTTAAGTCTCcctatattttcaattttctggCTGATGTAGGCCGAATACCTTGCTTCGCTGAATCATGAAGAAACAAGGCTAGCAGTTTCATGTGAAAGAGCCTTCCTTGAGACTCTAGATGGATCTTGCCGCACTCCTATAGCAGGTTATGCTTGCAGAAACGAAGATGGAAATTGCTTGTTTAGAGGACTAGTTGCTTCACCAGATGGAACCCGTGGTATGAACATCACTATAAGATTTACATAATTTGACTTCATCTAGTTACTATAACCTTGGAAAGTTGTCAAATGCCAATTACCATTCATGAAGGTTGCTCATAATTCTGAAtcttttcttctgtttttttgGCAGTGCTTGAAACATCAAGGATTGGTGCATATGCTGTTGAAGATATGATGAAGATGGGTAAGGATGCTGGGGAGGAGCTTCTTTCTAGAGCTGGACCTGGCTTTTTCAGTAGTTAGGTATCTATATTAACAGGTTTATAGAGTGTGTAGGTAAGATAGGTTGCATTGGCCAGCCTTTTCTCTAAGGTGGCTTCATCCAAGGTTTAAGGTTATTTATTTGACCCGTTTAGTTGTAAAGATTTGAGAAGTGAGCCTCTAACGAGGGTCGTGTTGTGACTTGTGTCTTGTGTATTTTCACGAGATTGGAAAAAGCCAAATTTTGTAATGAGGATTGTGTGGAAGCAAGAATATCAAATATTACAATAATTCATATTGTCATTTTTAtcttgataatattatttttttttgctataaatttatacaaatataatacaataaaatcatgtgaaaaataacattataaaagataagaatgacatgatcatttttttaatttctattccaagataaataaaagttgatgagaaatgatatttttgtagataTTCTTAAACatcttaattattatattaaataaaggaaaaaatgaTATACGATTAACAAATGTCTTTACTAATATCAATGTCTaatccttaaaaaaaaaaatcaactttttatttatttaagttgtcaaaaccaaaataattttcaCTCGCATTTATAAGATCAAAGTaattaaatacacattaaaatacGATAAAAATTCAAGTTAATAGCCGAGACCGagaatatttaatttaacaaatttgattaaattttcgGCTTAACAAATTTCGaggttttttgtttgtttggatgtcattaaatatttattaggGTGTTATTAAatcgataaaaaaatattttttaataaaaatatatttttattttttagtatatttgacaaatttttaataataaaaataaaaacacttgaaaaattaaaaaatatcttttttaaaaagttacaatttatatttttaaaaaaaaattctcaaaaaaaatatttttcacataataaataaacaaaaaaataatttttatcttattttattcaaataattgataaataatttttttatataaaatattcaaatataaaatttttatttttttaaagaaattattaaaaaaatattttctgaaaAAGTCGTCCAAACAACCCTTTATATGTAAAATTTGGAAGTGACACTTGGACGCTAGATTGATCCATAACCATCCCATTCTGTTGCTGAATTTTCCCCTTTCCTCTTCCTTCTCCGCGTGCAGATTCCTCTGGTCTTCCTCTCACAGTAAGTCTCTCTTGGCCAC
The genomic region above belongs to Arachis duranensis cultivar V14167 chromosome 3, aradu.V14167.gnm2.J7QH, whole genome shotgun sequence and contains:
- the LOC107477279 gene encoding porphobilinogen deaminase, chloroplastic isoform X1, producing the protein METLLSSSALALPCLKTSKCRRTAMLRVRASVAIDQHTHQTTSNLALLRIGTRGSPLALAQAYETRDKLMSSHPELAEEGAIQIVVIKTTGDKILSQPLADIGGKGLFTKEIDEALINGDIDIAVHSMKDVPTYLPDKTILPCNLPREDVRDAFISLSASSLADLPAGSVVGTASLRRKSQILHRYPSLSVQDNFRGNVQTRLRRLSEGVVQATLLAVAGLKRLNMTENVTSTLSIDDMLPAVAQGAIGIACRSDDDKMAEYLASLNHEETRLAVSCERAFLETLDGSCRTPIAGYACRNEDGNCLFRGLVASPDGTRVLETSRIGAYAVEDMMKMGKDAGEELLSRAGPGFFSS
- the LOC107477279 gene encoding porphobilinogen deaminase, chloroplastic isoform X2, which translates into the protein MSSHPELAEEGAIQIVVIKTTGDKILSQPLADIGGKGLFTKEIDEALINGDIDIAVHSMKDVPTYLPDKTILPCNLPREDVRDAFISLSASSLADLPAGSVVGTASLRRKSQILHRYPSLSVQDNFRGNVQTRLRRLSEGVVQATLLAVAGLKRLNMTENVTSTLSIDDMLPAVAQGAIGIACRSDDDKMAEYLASLNHEETRLAVSCERAFLETLDGSCRTPIAGYACRNEDGNCLFRGLVASPDGTRVLETSRIGAYAVEDMMKMGKDAGEELLSRAGPGFFSS